The DNA sequence TTCCAAATTTCAATTTGCAGATCGGGATTGGATTGTTCATTTCGAAAACCTGACAAAGCGCGATATCCGATTGATCATTACCTCAATTATAACACAGAGCGGAGATGTTAAATGATGGACGACCAAACTTCCCAACAGAAAAAGGACAGCCGAATTCTCTATATCATTTTAGTTTGGGTGGGCGTGATTGTCATCGCAATCGCCTCCTTTATGATTTTCGGCAACAGTTCCGGTAAAAATATCAAGCAGCTCGATTTGAAATGGAACGATATCCAATTCGGCGAAGTGGTCGACGCCAATTTCACCTGGGAAGATGTCGTCACAAACCTCACTGCCGAACAATTGAAATCTATCATTGGCGTCAGTCCGGTCGTTGAAGCACCGCTGTTTTCGAATTTCAGCATCGGCGGAGTGCGTAAATATATCCCGATAGGCGCTTCCGGAGATCCGGTGACTGACCAAATGAGCGTTGGCATTCAGTTTCAGGACGATTCCGACGAGAAACGCACTGTTCTCTCTATTGTCTCAAATACATCTGATTTGACCCTGCAATTTCCGAACGCCGAATACAACCACGACCTGCGAAACACCGGCGAAGTTTGGACAATGGTCGGCGAAAACCGTTGTAAGCTGTATCGGATTTACGCCGAATCTCTTGTCTCGCAGTACAGTTATGCCATCTTTGAGAAGGATGGGCATTTTTGGCATATCGAATTTGCAAATATGACCGATGATGAGATTGCGGAAGTACTCTATTACGCGATGCTACCGACCGGCAAATAACTTTTCAAACGACCGATTCATCATTAAACATCATCATATTTTGCTGCTGAGACCAACGATTCACATTAAAAGGAGATCTGTATGAGTACAAGGGCAAAGAATTGGCTGACCTTCGGCATCATCGTCGCAGTAATTGCAGCGGTTTACGGCGTGTTCGAGCTCATTCATTTTCAGAGATATAAAATCCCGGAAGATGCCGTCTTAGGCAATTTGAATATTTCGATGGTTCAGAAAGAACCGGAGATTATCCGCTCAATGTTTACGGATCAAATCGCCGAATCAACTACAATCTATGTCTTTCGCCCGGACGGCGGCCTGAATATCGGCTCCTTTAATACGGCAGTCGATAACGCATTATATCCGGGCGTCAAAGAGGGTTTTTCCATGAATGAACCCGGCAGTATTTATTTCATCAAAGATGATAAGGTTTACTGCTGTTCCGTGACCGACCGAAATTGGAAAATCACCGACCGGAAGACATGGCAGGCGTTTGCGATTTTCGAACTGCGCGACGGAATTCCCCGGATTGATGATAATTATATCATGTTTGACGGTGCATATCCGATCATTTTAAGCGAAACCAAATTAACCTGGTCCGGCTTCATCGCACAAGTGCATCAAAAGATTGCAGAATACGAAAGCCGCTAAATATTCATTGCACACCGACGCTGCTTTTCAAAAAAACCGGTTGACAAAACCCCTTTGTAATGATAAAATACACTTTGCGGTTTGGAACTCCGAATCGTAAAGTTTATGCGAGAGTGGCGGAACTGGTAGACGCGCACGTTTGAGGGGCGTGTGTCTATGACATACGGGTTCAAGTCCCGTTTCTCGCACCAAAATAAAAGAGTGCTCACGACAGTGAGTGCTTTTTTATTTTGGTATGGGACTTGAACTTGTTCAAGTCCGAACAGCCGCGCAGCGGATGTTTTTCTCTGCACCACCATACTGAGTCCGGACGCGTATGCCGTCCGAGCTCTTTTTGTATTTCACACTTCGTTAGCTCGCGGTCGTATCTCCACTCATGTGGGCGTTTTATTTTTAAATTCGGGGTTTCATTTCTTCATTGGCTTACATTTAAATTAAATTTTTTCAGTGCATCTATGGCTTTGAGCATATCACTGTCGGTGGTTTCGGTATGAGGCAGTGTATTTTTCAGATTCAATGCCTTGTATCTTGAGGCGGCAAGAGAGTGATATCGTAAAACTTGCACTTTTTTGATACCGTTTAAATGCTGCAGGAATTCTCCGATTTTTTCACATTCACCGTCATTATATCCTTTTACAAGGAGGTATCTGATTTCAATATTACAGCCGCTTTCCGATAAATGTTTTAAGTTGTCAAGAATCAGTTTATTGTCCTGCCCGGTAAGGCTTTTGTGTAAATTTGAATCAATGGCCTTGATGTCATATAAAAATGTGTCAATATACGGCATGACAGTATGTATCAAATTTTTATTTACAAAACCGCAGGTGTCAATATTTACGCTGATGCCTTTCATATACAAACTTTTCGAAAGTTCCGTTACAAATTCGCCTTGTCTCAAACATTCTCCGCCTGAAAGTGTGATTCCTCCTTTGCTTGTTTCAAAAAACACCCTGTCTTGCAAAATGCAGCTTTCCAAGTCATCAAGTTCCCACTCATCACCGTAAGACATCAGCGCGTTCGTCGGACAATTTTTTTGACAAACAAAACAATTTGTGCAAAGTTCTTTATTTATTAAAGGATATTGATTAAATGATATTGCGCTGTGGGTGCAGCTTTTATAACAAGAACCGCAGGAAATACATTTGTCGGCGAAAAAAGCCAACTGTTTTTCACTTGAAATACTTTCGGGGTTGTGACACCAAATGCATTTTAACGGACAACCTTTGAAAAAAACCGTCGTGCGGATGCCCTCACCGTCGTGAATTTCCATTCGCTTGATTCCGGATATCAATGCTTTCATAGGTTTTCACCGCGATCGGCACGGGCAATAAATTCCTCTTTTTCCTGATCGCTCAGAGAAGAGAATAATACATTCCACTCGCACAAGCGCACCTGCAGATTCGGATATTCAAAAAGATTCATTTTTGCTTTTTTTAATGTTTCGGCGTTTAATATATTAAAATGAACGGCGTAACCTCCGAGTTTATAGTAGCTTTTCAAAGCGGAAACAAGCGCGTTAAGCCCGTTTTCGCCTTCAACCGCCGAGAAATGAAGGTCTATATCGCAAATGGATCCGTTGGGAGTATCAAGGTTTCCGATTCCGGCAACAGAAATCAAATGTGCGGTAGCCCCAAGCTTATCGGCGCCGAAAGTTGCGCTTGTGTTTTGCGAAATGGTTTCCCCCGAAAGTCTTCCGTCAGCGGAAGCTGCGGTATTCTTCCCGAATTCCCAACGCCAGTCAATCGAAAAAGTGCCGAGCCGGTATATGCCGCCCTTCCGGTTGGGGTGGTTGTCTATTTCGTCCGATAAGACAGAAATAATTTTACGGGCATAACTGTCAACGCTTTGGTCCGCTGTTCCGAACTTCGGAAATCTGTTTTTGACTAGCAGTCTCAATTCCTCATGGTCTTTCCAATTGTTTTTCAGTATTTCGGCAAGTTCGGAAATCGTCAAAGTTTTATCGTCATAGACCAACTTTTTTATGGCGGCAAGCGAATCGACAGCAGTACCGAGACCCAATGCATTGATGGATGAGTTATTATATTTTGCCGTGTGATCGCAATAGATATCTCCCCCTTTTTTAAGCGCAAAATCAAACGTACTTGTGAAAACAGGGGAGGAATGTATTTTGCTGTAATGTTTTTCAAAGCAATCAACAGCGGCAATTGCGCACTTCGAAAAATATCGCAGCTGGGTTTCGAAATTTGAAAGGAATTCATCGAAAGTTTTAGGATTTGTATTGCAGTCAACCCCGATTTTCATCCCGGTAAGCATATCAATTCCGTTGTTTAACGAGACCTCTATCGCTTTCGGGATATTCACTCTTCCGTTACAAGAGCAGGTCAGTTCGCCGAAAGCACCGCATTCATAGCAGCCCACGATATGGTAATCTGCGGCATCCTCAAATTGATCCCCGATTTTAGTCAGTGCGTGAATAACCGTTTGATCACCGATAAAAACAATGCTGTTCTTGTTTTTACGCACTCCGTCCATCGCAAGCCCTAAAAGGTCATCAGGCGTATTTTCCGAACACATCAAATGCAGCTTTGTGTTGGAGGTATATACCGTATGATAAGATTTCAACAGTTTATAAGTCAATTCGTTAACACTGCTGTTTCCGTTTATATCCGTACCTCCTAAAGCAAGCGGAATATTAGCAGGCGCTTTCAGGGTGTCTATGGATTGAAAGAACTCATCGATCAGTTGATCTGCATACTCTCTGTATTTTTCTTTCTGATAGTAAGTGAATAAAAGTTTATCGAGCCTGCCTAAAGTGCGGACATAGGTTCCCTCGACGGTATGCTGCAAAGCATAATAAACGATCATTGTCTGCATCGCCTCAAAGAGGTTTTGCGGGGGATTCTTTTTGATGCTTTCAAGTCCGTCGGCAATTCTGTCGAAACCATGGTCTTTTGCAAAAGATATCGTTCTGTCCAGAAAACAAAAGACGGAATCATAAACCTTTATCAAATTGTTATAAAAGCGCTTTTTTTCAGGAGTATTGCCGTATTTTTCAGAATACTCTGTCACCCGGCTTTTCAGTCCGGTAAATCCCAAAGCGAGTATTGCCGCAAAGTCGGGGCAGGTGTGGCTGAAGTCGTATCTTCCGGTATACGCAAGACAGTCTTCGCCGTCCTTCAATCCGCTTTTCAGCAAATCCGCATTGTATTTCAAAGCCCGTGAAACTATAATTTCCTGCATGATGTTTTCGCCGCTGATTGAAAAAAAGAAGCTGTTGTTTGGAGAAGCCTCAATTTCACAGTTTTCCAATATGTATGAAATGATATCGCCGTCTGTTTTTATGACATCCTGCGTGTCCGCGATATCATTGAAGGCATTTTCTATTTTGTCAATTTGGCTTCTGATCATCATCATATCATCTTTCCTCTGTATGATCATTATACGTGAAATGGCACGAAGTGTAAATATTCGGATCAATAATAATTGTACTTTTCGAAACTAATCCGCATTGTATTTATGAATGAGTTGCTGTTTTCGGTTTATTTCCCCTTCCCCTCATTCATCATCAGAGTCATTGATGACGGGTTTGTTTTATGATAAAATAGTGTTTAAAATGATGGAGGCACTCAATGAAAAAAGAAGAAATGATTGCCGCGGATGTCTTTCAACAATACGGATTGAATTTTCAAACCGCCGTGCGCGCCGGCGGATGGACAAACGCGGTTTGGCTGAACGGCGATTTTGCCCTGCGTGTATCGTTACAAAGAGACAACGACAGAATCGGCAGAGAAGTGCAATTATCAAAGCTGCTTCCGAAGGATGTCGGTTATCCGCAGAATATTCAGACCGGAATGACCGACGGATTTGAATGGAGCCTCTCAAAAAGGGTGTCGGGTCAACCCTTAAGCGAGGTCTGGGACTCCTTAAAATGGACGCAGCGTATTTCCGCCGTACGGCAAATCGTTGATATTGTGAAATCTGTTCATACCGCAGATATCGGGAAGGCGGAATCATGGGCTAAGAAAACAGCATGGTATAATGAATTTTCAGAAGAAAAATCAATGGCCGACACAGAAAGGTACATAGAGCAAGGGCTGCTGACGGATGAACAGGGTTGCCAAATGCGTAAAATCCTCAAGCGTTTTTACGAAGCTCATTTTACGGCAAAACCCGTGTTGAATCACGGGGATATTACAATGGACAACCTCCTGTGGCACGAGGGTAACGTCGTCTCTCTGATGGATTTTGAACACTCGGTTATCGCTCCGCCCGAACTCGACTACCATTCACTTGTGAATTTAACTTTTTTACCGACAGAAGACAGGTTGTTAACCCGTAGTGACGGTGACGAGACAAGCGAATATTTAGATGCGGTAAGCAGGATGATCACGCCTCTGTTTTCGCGCCCCGAATCCGCCGATTTGATTTTGGGGTATTCGATCCTGTTCCGGCAGCGGTTTCTTGAATTCTGGCTGGATAACCCGAAGGGAGATATCTCGCAAGTCGATGCGTATGTAAAACTGTGCTCACTGATTGACGGAAATAAAGGGTACATATCTTCGATTTTGCAGTGATGAACAGCAACTGTCAACAACAGTAAAATGATTCCGATTGAGGACGTGATTGTATGTATAAAAATATCGAACGGCCGTGGCAAATTGCATTTGAACAAGGCTGGGAAGCGCTTGTAAACGGCTCCATTCCCATCGGCGCCGTCATAACCGACGAACACGGCAAGATCATATCCAAAGGCAGAAACCGTCTGTTTGAAAGCAGTACAAAGAATCCTAAGGTTGCCCATGCGGAAACCGAGGCAATCCGTAACCTCGATGTGTCGAAATACCCCAATACCTATGATTACACTCTTTTCGCCTGCATGGAGCCCTGCCCCATGTGCATGGGAACGATTGTCATGAGCAATTTGAGAAAACTGCGCGTCGCCGCAAGGGACAGTTATTGCGGTGCGGTTCATTACTGCCGGGATGACCCCTATATCGCATCAAAGAACATGCAGGTCAGCTTTGAATCCGGCATTTTGGAGACCGTGCAGCTTACTTTACAAACCTATTTTGAGTTAAAATTGCGAAACGGTGCAATGAATCCTGTCACGGAAATTTTCGAAAAAGATAATCCCGCTGCCGTTAAAATCGCAAAATCGTTTTATGAAGACCGATTTATTGAAAACTGCATTGTCTCGGGCGCAGCCTTTGACAAAGTTTTTAATCAGATAGCGGAACGTATATAAAACTTTGCGCCGTTGCGATCGCCATGGTATCTTAAAGATTCCGGCGCAAAATAGATATAAAATTCATATTTTTCAGAAGTGGAGATGAAAAACATGTGGCAGTGCCCGAAATGCGGAAGAACGTTCAGAAACACCAACCAATCCCACACCTGCGGTAAAATCAGCACCATCGGCGAATATATCGCCGAACAACCCGAAACCGTCCGTCCGCTGCTTGAAAAAATCCGCGAGGTCATCCGAAATGCCGCACCGGACGCGGTCGAAAAAATCTCGTGGCAAATGCCGACTTTTTGGCAGGGCGAAAATCTCATTCACTTCGCGGCTTTTAAAAACCATATCGGAATCTTCCCCGGCGGCGAGGCGACCACCTTTTTCGCTGAGCGGCTGACCGATTACAAGACCTCGAAAGGCACGATCCAATTCCCGTTAAATAAGTCCATCGATTACGATTTAATCGCCGATATCACCAAATGGCGCGTCATGCAAGCCGGCCAAAAGTAGGGGTCGGCGTCCTCGTCCCCATCGCATGGATTACGACCCGTTGCAACCGCCCCCAAACGTCGAAAAACAAGGAGTTATTATGAAAACTTACGAATTTGATGCCGTCATTCGCCAAGTGCCCGATATCGACGGCGCCTATGTCGAATTCCCGTATGACATCAAAAAAGAATTCGAAAAAGGCCGCGTCAAAGTGCACGCGACATTCGACGGCGAGCCCTATGACGGCAGCATTGTCAATATGGGCATCAAAAACCCCGACGGCTCGGTGTGTTATATCATAGGAATACGCAAAGACATCCGCGCAAAAATCGAGAAAAAATCCGGGGATACCGTCCATATAATTATCACGGAACGCCAATGATTCATCTATAAAAAACAGCTGTGAGCAATGAATGTCGATCACAGCTGTTTTTTTATTTGTAAATATTGTTGACTTGCGCTTATCTGCACCAAATCACCCAAACGAGCACATAACCCGTGACGACCGCCGCGAGTGTGAACGGAACGCTGATCTTCATAAACTGCCCGACGCTGACCTCATAACCCTCTTTGCGCAAAATGCCGAGCCCCGCGATGTTAGTCGAAGCGCCGATCGGGGTGAGATTTCCGCCGAGTGTGGCGCCCGAGAGAAGTCCGAAGTATAACAGCGTCGGGTCGACGTTTAAAAGCGCCGCAATGCCCGAGACAATCGGCAGCATCGTGGCGATGTAGGGGATATTATCGATAAACGCTGACAAAATCACCGACGCCCAGACAATCAGTGAGTACATCAAAAACAGACTGTTGCCGCTGACTTTGACAAACAGCGCCGCGATTGCGTCCACGATACGTGCTTTGGTGATACCGGCAATCATGATAAATAGGCCGTCAAGCAGCCCGAGTGTAAAATAATCGACGTATTTGAACGATTCTTTTACCTCTTTGAACTCCTTATATTTGATAAG is a window from the Oscillospiraceae bacterium genome containing:
- a CDS encoding glycyl-radical enzyme activating protein — its product is MKALISGIKRMEIHDGEGIRTTVFFKGCPLKCIWCHNPESISSEKQLAFFADKCISCGSCYKSCTHSAISFNQYPLINKELCTNCFVCQKNCPTNALMSYGDEWELDDLESCILQDRVFFETSKGGITLSGGECLRQGEFVTELSKSLYMKGISVNIDTCGFVNKNLIHTVMPYIDTFLYDIKAIDSNLHKSLTGQDNKLILDNLKHLSESGCNIEIRYLLVKGYNDGECEKIGEFLQHLNGIKKVQVLRYHSLAASRYKALNLKNTLPHTETTDSDMLKAIDALKKFNLNVSQ
- a CDS encoding pyruvate formate lyase family protein → MMMIRSQIDKIENAFNDIADTQDVIKTDGDIISYILENCEIEASPNNSFFFSISGENIMQEIIVSRALKYNADLLKSGLKDGEDCLAYTGRYDFSHTCPDFAAILALGFTGLKSRVTEYSEKYGNTPEKKRFYNNLIKVYDSVFCFLDRTISFAKDHGFDRIADGLESIKKNPPQNLFEAMQTMIVYYALQHTVEGTYVRTLGRLDKLLFTYYQKEKYREYADQLIDEFFQSIDTLKAPANIPLALGGTDINGNSSVNELTYKLLKSYHTVYTSNTKLHLMCSENTPDDLLGLAMDGVRKNKNSIVFIGDQTVIHALTKIGDQFEDAADYHIVGCYECGAFGELTCSCNGRVNIPKAIEVSLNNGIDMLTGMKIGVDCNTNPKTFDEFLSNFETQLRYFSKCAIAAVDCFEKHYSKIHSSPVFTSTFDFALKKGGDIYCDHTAKYNNSSINALGLGTAVDSLAAIKKLVYDDKTLTISELAEILKNNWKDHEELRLLVKNRFPKFGTADQSVDSYARKIISVLSDEIDNHPNRKGGIYRLGTFSIDWRWEFGKNTAASADGRLSGETISQNTSATFGADKLGATAHLISVAGIGNLDTPNGSICDIDLHFSAVEGENGLNALVSALKSYYKLGGYAVHFNILNAETLKKAKMNLFEYPNLQVRLCEWNVLFSSLSDQEKEEFIARADRGENL
- a CDS encoding aminoglycoside phosphotransferase family protein, which encodes MKKEEMIAADVFQQYGLNFQTAVRAGGWTNAVWLNGDFALRVSLQRDNDRIGREVQLSKLLPKDVGYPQNIQTGMTDGFEWSLSKRVSGQPLSEVWDSLKWTQRISAVRQIVDIVKSVHTADIGKAESWAKKTAWYNEFSEEKSMADTERYIEQGLLTDEQGCQMRKILKRFYEAHFTAKPVLNHGDITMDNLLWHEGNVVSLMDFEHSVIAPPELDYHSLVNLTFLPTEDRLLTRSDGDETSEYLDAVSRMITPLFSRPESADLILGYSILFRQRFLEFWLDNPKGDISQVDAYVKLCSLIDGNKGYISSILQ
- a CDS encoding nucleoside deaminase, whose translation is MYKNIERPWQIAFEQGWEALVNGSIPIGAVITDEHGKIISKGRNRLFESSTKNPKVAHAETEAIRNLDVSKYPNTYDYTLFACMEPCPMCMGTIVMSNLRKLRVAARDSYCGAVHYCRDDPYIASKNMQVSFESGILETVQLTLQTYFELKLRNGAMNPVTEIFEKDNPAAVKIAKSFYEDRFIENCIVSGAAFDKVFNQIAERI
- a CDS encoding DUF1801 domain-containing protein, whose amino-acid sequence is MWQCPKCGRTFRNTNQSHTCGKISTIGEYIAEQPETVRPLLEKIREVIRNAAPDAVEKISWQMPTFWQGENLIHFAAFKNHIGIFPGGEATTFFAERLTDYKTSKGTIQFPLNKSIDYDLIADITKWRVMQAGQK
- a CDS encoding DUF1905 domain-containing protein, with the translated sequence MKTYEFDAVIRQVPDIDGAYVEFPYDIKKEFEKGRVKVHATFDGEPYDGSIVNMGIKNPDGSVCYIIGIRKDIRAKIEKKSGDTVHIIITERQ
- a CDS encoding SLC13 family permease, with product MKRFTLNERTPVKDMFSTIILLGTILLLILVSFLPEKPAITNGLICMSLFVICMIRSLIKYKEFKEVKESFKYVDYFTLGLLDGLFIMIAGITKARIVDAIAALFVKVSGNSLFLMYSLIVWASVILSAFIDNIPYIATMLPIVSGIAALLNVDPTLLYFGLLSGATLGGNLTPIGASTNIAGLGILRKEGYEVSVGQFMKISVPFTLAAVVTGYVLVWVIWCR